Part of the Vigna angularis cultivar LongXiaoDou No.4 chromosome 1, ASM1680809v1, whole genome shotgun sequence genome, aaatgaaaaagaaaatcatttatatttaatttctttttcaatagctttctaagaaaataaaaaagccttattttttttaaattaagagcttcaattagagaaaatcttctcttaaatttcaatttggatAATTATagatagaaaattaatttcaaatttataacctaaaaaaaagcgaaattaaatatttaaatttcaaatttataaaatgatcctctaattatatacttagagaatctaactcaataaatattgtcattttgtttttgtttcttgattCTAGAACTCTTGtcctataaaaatttcaatttattttttatagtaactatttttgtaagagttaattatattttatcttgtattcaaaatgaacattttttctaaaaaaaaggtCCATGGATTGACCCTGACCCACAGgacttttgaagatattttggcCCCGTGGACTTTATCTACGAGAAGCTTTTTGGCTTTATGGATTTTTTTGACCTCAACCCACGTGGATTAGGACCAAACCGTGTAAGGAGGCCAAATTGACAGGTTTATcaataacatatatattaaaaaaggtaATGGAAATAAAACTCCGCCATTTATCAAAGAAGGAAGCTGATAATATTTTAGGTATTATCTGTCACATTTTTTCATATCTCTACTCTGCTCAAAATTTCTAACCAAAGGGATCAGACTCCATCGACACCAGTCAAACACAAGCATTCTTCCGCTGAACGTATAGATTAAAATGGATTTCCAAGTAACTCTAAGTAAGTAAAAGTTAGAATTatgtcaaattttaaatttagaaaaacaaaatacgCACATGATTACATACACGCGCCAGCATGAGTGTTGGAACAGAGTGGGATGTTATCCGATTTGGAGGTATTACTAAGGCCAAACAGCTATTCAACGTTCCTATTCAGTGAAAGCtatatcctttcttttctttcttttccaatcAACCAGTGATTCAGTGAGAAGTAATTTTACATTGGGCTTTGTCCTCAAATTGTGGCACAAAAAGGATGAAAGTTAGCATACATGCATCCATATGTCCACACTCAAACGTCAACTCATCCAATAAATGTAGTAAACTCAACCACATGTGATGAATACTTCACCTGCTATCTCTCTGCTGTCCACGCCTTTCACTGTTTCTTTTCACCTCTCCTGTCATTTCGCTGCCTTCACACTAAAACTTAATACCTGAACAACGATGCTGATGTAGTTTCGTCACTTGGAAAGGACACACAATAATTGtcataaaagaattaataataTCAACATATTGCAGGTGCAGTGCATAATAAGAATGGTTATTTCCATTGTACAgattaaatgaaaattgaaagccGAAGGGACTCTCCATCTACATGTTTAATGTCAAAACCAAAAACCCCAGTATTCTTCTTCTAAACGGAAAATTGGAGGCCTAAACCCCAAGGGGAAAAAGATACAATACAATGAAGCCATGGAGCAAAACAACTCCTCAATGATGACAATTGAAATTACAAGCCCCCCACATCAGCTGTGAATGTGATCCCTCTCCTAATAGAATCTTTATCCAACAACAGCATGATTTCTTTCATCCCTATATCCCCCAAAAagttatataaacaattttcaGCATCTTCTAGATGGGGCTTATTGAGAAAACATTGGACAAGAAGGAACACACAAAAGTGAACCCGCTTAAGCAAGTTGTGTCGATGTCCTTCATTCAAATATCAATTGTTCGAATCAAAACACAAAAGGTATATATACAGGAGATTTGCATTTCGCACCACTATCCCCATTCCAACTTCTGGGGTTCTTTCGCTCTGTAGTCTGTGAAGTAGCTGGTCTCTGCTTCTCTTGCCCTACAAATTTACAAACTGTTGATACAACCAGGTTAATACTCATGGTCATTGAATGGTTCTAGTAAGTTTGCACTTGGAAATGAAGATTGTATCTGAATAATTCAAACTACACAACTTCAAAAGCTCAGCCGACTGTTGTTTCAATATAGGATTGCAACCGCTTTGGATCACAAGGAGAAGCTTTGCAGCAAGTCCTGCTTCCACAGCGATCAAAGAGCACTCCTCAGGTGCCAGCTTGCACACAGACCACAGTATTGATAATGCATATTGAGTACAGTTTTCTGAGACCCGCATCAACAGTTTCACCATAACGTGTATCGTATTAGAACAGTTCTTCAAAGCTAATCTTCCTTCGGGAACAGAAGCCAGTGCATCCAAGACAGAAAGAGCCAATTCCAAACATTCGGGCTCCAAACCAGACAACAACTCAACCAATTGAGAAACAGCCCCAATGCTTACCAGTAAACTCTTAACTTCTGAATGCAAACACACTGTTCTGAGGAGTCTCAATCCAGGGCAGATTCCATTTGAATGCCTCTTGTCTTTAACGAGCCTCATCAATCCAACCAAAAGACTATGGCTCCTGAAAATCTCCAACTTGAAATCCTTCCCTTCAATCAATATCTCAATCAGCCGCGTGCAATTGATTTTCGTCTCAATTGAACCCTCATTTAAAATGTCCACCATCAGGGAAACCCTTGCAGGCTGCAGTAGATTCCTCTTGGACTCACAATCAAGGTTCAAACTCACGAGCACACCAATGACCTCGGAGCCAACCGCATGGGATGTAAAAGGACCAAGCAACGCCGACACCACGGACACTCCATCGCCATCGACCAATGCCTTGCGGGCAGTGGCATGAGCAGCCACCACTTGATGGAGCTCCTTGAGGGCAAGAACACGAGCTTGCCCCTTCACCTTCTTGAGAGTCTCAACAAGCTCCGACACCCTCCCATGGACGTCTTCTGATCTCTTCTTCATCACAAGGTACTTCTGAGAAAACCAGGTGGATATCAAACGGTAGAGAGTGGTGTTTGGTGTGATGGAATCGTCCCAGAGCTCTTGCATTGTGGTGGGGCAAGTGAAGTGTCCCAGACTGAACCATTTGAGAATGTTGGACCTCTCGTAGGTCTGACCCGTGCAAAGAGTCACAGGGTCCTGCATTGGCTCAAGGGAAATTGGGCAAATGAACACAGAGGGAACTTCAGACAAGTCTAACTCTTCAATCATTCTCCCAAGATCCAGTTTTTCACCAACCCCAGTCCCCACAACCCCAGAATCCACGCCGCCCAAAACCCCATCTTTCACCGCCGTGTCCAGATCTAGAATCTGACCCTCGATCCCATCCCTCTTACAAGTAGGCTGAAACATTGCCATTTTCGAAACCCCTCAGAGAAAAAGAAACCAGCTTTGGAGAAAAACCAGAAAATCAAATCACTCAAATGAGAAAACGAAACACCCTTCAGTGGACATTACAGACGTGAAGAGGGTGAAAGAAGAATAAAACTCTCCCGGGGCAGTCTCTCACGAGCAGTTTCCAAGCAACAAACTTGCTTTATTGTAGAAATCACTCTGTTCCTGTTCTCTCTCTTGTAATAagtattttttctctctctctatctgcTTTATCTGATCTCTTTCAATGGTCAAAAGAATCATTACCATCATATTTCACATCATAAGCACATAATCAAGCTTGAAAGGGGGGCTTAAATCAGCGAAACAATAAAGAATGTAGACCAATGAAAGAGCAAACAGTGAAGAACAGTAGCCTACTAACCACAAGAAGTAAATCAATGGCAGTAGAAAGTTCTAAGAAACAGTCGAAAGAGGCATTGGGGAAGCGAGAAATAATTGAAGAGGCAGAAGGAGAAAATGGAAAGAAGGGTTAGGGAGTGAGAAATCAAGAAGGACCGTACCGGCATGGGGAAGAAAGAGTGGTAAGAAGAAAAGGCATCACTGGCTGGCACTGCCAAAGGGAAAGGCTCATCCTACACACAGCCAGGACTGCCACTGAACACCTCTTCTTTTTTTGGGCAGATTCTTGACTTCTTGTAATCACCCCTCACCAAATAATAAACAGATTAATTTGGgtaaaattaaggtttaattacacttttttattttttttttcaaataactttttttcttccacattttttttaactttacaaATTCGTTCTCTTTTTctgaatattaatatattaattaattgattgcGTTACcataacataaattttaaatatgacattgttttattagttgtttattaatttttaaaagtgtaaaataaagtaataatatta contains:
- the LOC108321299 gene encoding U-box domain-containing protein 30; this translates as MAMFQPTCKRDGIEGQILDLDTAVKDGVLGGVDSGVVGTGVGEKLDLGRMIEELDLSEVPSVFICPISLEPMQDPVTLCTGQTYERSNILKWFSLGHFTCPTTMQELWDDSITPNTTLYRLISTWFSQKYLVMKKRSEDVHGRVSELVETLKKVKGQARVLALKELHQVVAAHATARKALVDGDGVSVVSALLGPFTSHAVGSEVIGVLVSLNLDCESKRNLLQPARVSLMVDILNEGSIETKINCTRLIEILIEGKDFKLEIFRSHSLLVGLMRLVKDKRHSNGICPGLRLLRTVCLHSEVKSLLVSIGAVSQLVELLSGLEPECLELALSVLDALASVPEGRLALKNCSNTIHVMVKLLMRVSENCTQYALSILWSVCKLAPEECSLIAVEAGLAAKLLLVIQSGCNPILKQQSAELLKLCSLNYSDTIFISKCKLTRTIQ